In a genomic window of Salegentibacter salegens:
- a CDS encoding TIGR02117 family protein, with protein MKQGLRYLIKFLLILIVPPVIYLLFALIGSIIPVNSNSESKSAEMEIYLYKQDMHTDILLPVNTKIISWDSIFKPEHTLAQPKNSEFIGFGWGDLNFYRNTPQWEDLKLSVAFKALFLKSQSALHTRFYQKVTFSDNLVKISVSEDQYIKLTEYILETVNIKKSGKIQPVQDLHYYRSDAFYLSKTSFSLFKTCNTWTNSALKNAGLQACLWTPFPQGIFYQYSD; from the coding sequence ATGAAACAAGGTTTACGCTATCTCATAAAATTCCTTTTAATCCTGATTGTGCCCCCGGTCATTTACCTGCTTTTTGCTTTAATTGGATCTATAATTCCTGTGAATTCTAATTCCGAATCTAAAAGTGCCGAAATGGAAATCTATCTTTATAAACAGGATATGCATACCGATATTTTGCTCCCGGTAAATACTAAAATCATTAGTTGGGATAGTATTTTTAAACCTGAGCATACTTTGGCGCAACCAAAAAATTCGGAATTTATCGGTTTTGGATGGGGCGATCTTAATTTTTATAGAAACACACCGCAATGGGAAGATTTAAAACTAAGTGTTGCTTTTAAAGCACTATTTTTAAAATCGCAAAGCGCACTGCATACTCGCTTTTACCAAAAAGTAACATTCTCTGATAACCTGGTTAAAATTTCGGTTTCAGAAGATCAATATATAAAACTGACAGAATATATTTTAGAAACGGTAAATATTAAAAAATCAGGAAAAATTCAGCCGGTACAAGATTTACATTATTACCGAAGCGATGCATTTTATTTATCCAAAACTTCTTTCAGCCTTTTTAAAACCTGTAATACCTGGACAAATTCCGCATTAAAAAACGCCGGACTTCAGGCTTGTTTATGGACACCTTTTCCGCAGGGAATTTTCTACCAATACAGCGATTAA